From one Sardina pilchardus chromosome 6, fSarPil1.1, whole genome shotgun sequence genomic stretch:
- the mag gene encoding myelin-associated glycoprotein isoform X4 codes for MKCWELLLLIFIAIKVVKTQWNVWMPRDISAMTNSCVVIPCSFMYPSGIRPYRGVHGIWYFGQPYPQLFPPVVFKSRTDIVHESYKGRTKLLGDLHQKNCTLRISNIGPEHSGRYYFRADLGGANIYTYPDFSEVKVLDQPNIDVPEEIVSDDSLDLTCYAPDNCPDMSPEIHWMYTDYLPDPLFTADYLEDSNTAVISSTLTFTPRPMHNGQLLGCRVHYPNTTFVYEHLISLDVKYAPQTVWVNASQEVMEGSSVVLHCEVDSNPVSRISWHFGDEELLSDTASNVSLYLEDLNPTQEGIYTCVGDNGYGVMNTSMYLAVKYPPRDPWVNSSLTVLEGSSIYLQCNTQGSPVPTLTWLKDGELVGTIIADELSVLELVELTPQGSGQYRCLAENEHGRSSSSLNITVEFAPILLDESKCTVVREGVQCVCMATGNPEPAIEFYLPDLNITINETENRFNYYTHTDGYTSTGMIKLRDKGEQMGNGGTGIHVHCSITNIYGTETVQLELQQEKKYMMAVIVGTIGGVAVIAFIIAAVRYVGHNNKKPSPPQKTVPARADGIELPGNEHSRSVQIIGT; via the exons ATGAAGTGCTGGGAGCTACTTCTGCTCATTTTCATAGCAATCAAAG TTGTCAAAACACAGTGGAATGTATGGATGCCACGGGATATCTCAGCCATGACCAACTCATGTGTAGTCATCCCCTGTTCATTTATGTACCCTTCGGGAATCAGGCCTTATCGCGGTGTCCATGGAATATGGTATTTTGGTCAGCCGTATCCACAGTTGTTCCCTCCTGTGGTATTCAAATCTCGGACAGACATTGTGCACGAGAGTTACAAAGGCCGCACTAAACTACTTGGTGACCTGCACCAGAAGAACTGTACATTGAGGATCAGCAACATCGGTCCTGAGCACTCTGGAAGATACTACTTTCGTGCAGACCTAGGTGGAGCCAATATTTATACGTACCCAGATTTTTCAGAAGTAAAGGTCCTGG ACCAACCAAACATTGATGTACCTGAGGAAATTGTTAGTGATGACAGCCTTGATTTGACATGTTATGCTCCAGACAACTGTCCTGATATGAGTCCTGAAATCCACTGGATGTACACAGATTATCTACCAGACCCACTCTTCACTGCAGACTACTTGGAAGACAGTAACACAGCTGTGATATCCAGCACTTTAACTTTTACCCCCAGACCCATGCACAATGGCCAACTACTTGGCTGTCGAGTTCACTATCCAAACACCACCTTTGTGTATGAACATCTCATTTCATTGGATGTGAAGT ATGCTCCCCAAACTGTGTGGGTAAATGCGTCCCAAGAGGTCATGGAAGGAAGTTCAGTGGTGCTTCACTGTGAAGTAGACAGCAACCCAGTGTCCCGCATCTCTTGGCACTTCGGCGATGAAGAGCTTCTGTCCGACACAGCTTCAAATGTCTCACTCTATCTAGAGGACCTGAATCCTACCCAGGAGGGTATCTACACCTGTGTTGGTGACAACGGCTATGGTGTTATGAAcacctccatgtacctggctGTCAAGT ATCCACCCCGTGATCCTTGGGTGAACAGTTCTCTGACAGTGCTGGAGGGTTCATCCATATACCTCCAATGCAACACGCAAGGCAGCCCAGTGCCTACTCTTACTTGGCTCAAGGATGGGGAGCTGGTGGGCACCATTATAGCGGATGAGCTTTCTGTCTTGGAACTGGTGGAGCTGACACCTCAAGGAAGTGGCCAGTATCGTTGCTTGGCTGAGAATGAGCATGGCCGTTCATCCAGCTCACTCAACATCACAGTGGAGT TTGCTCCAATTCTTCTGGATGAATCCAAGTGTACAGTAGTCCGTGAGGGTGTCCAGTGTGTTTGCATGGCAACAGGAAACCCTGAGCCAGCGATTGAGTTTTACCTTCCTGACCTCAACATCACCATAAATGAGACAGAGAATCGCTTcaactactacacacacacagatggctaCACATCAACTGGGATGATCAAGCTGCGTGACAAAGGTGAACAAATGGGCAACGGAGGAACTGGAATTCATGTCCATTGTAGCATCACCAACATTTATGGCACCGAAACCGTCCAACTGGAACTTCAGCAGGAGA AAAAGTATATGATGGCTGTGATAGTGGGCACTATTGGAGGAGTAGCAGTCATTGCCTTCATCATTGCTGCAGTGAGATATGTTGGCCATAACAACAAGAA
- the mag gene encoding myelin-associated glycoprotein isoform X3 codes for MKCWELLLLIFIAIKVVKTQWNVWMPRDISAMTNSCVVIPCSFMYPSGIRPYRGVHGIWYFGQPYPQLFPPVVFKSRTDIVHESYKGRTKLLGDLHQKNCTLRISNIGPEHSGRYYFRADLGGANIYTYPDFSEVKVLDQPNIDVPEEIVSDDSLDLTCYAPDNCPDMSPEIHWMYTDYLPDPLFTADYLEDSNTAVISSTLTFTPRPMHNGQLLGCRVHYPNTTFVYEHLISLDVKYAPQTVWVNASQEVMEGSSVVLHCEVDSNPVSRISWHFGDEELLSDTASNVSLYLEDLNPTQEGIYTCVGDNGYGVMNTSMYLAVKYPPRDPWVNSSLTVLEGSSIYLQCNTQGSPVPTLTWLKDGELVGTIIADELSVLELVELTPQGSGQYRCLAENEHGRSSSSLNITVEFAPILLDESKCTVVREGVQCVCMATGNPEPAIEFYLPDLNITINETENRFNYYTHTDGYTSTGMIKLRDKGEQMGNGGTGIHVHCSITNIYGTETVQLELQQEKKYMMAVIVGTIGGVAVIAFIIAAVRYVGHNNKKENGNPGQDLVSKLENPSMFYSAVKKDKHSLRKKVTVSTTKNSSS; via the exons ATGAAGTGCTGGGAGCTACTTCTGCTCATTTTCATAGCAATCAAAG TTGTCAAAACACAGTGGAATGTATGGATGCCACGGGATATCTCAGCCATGACCAACTCATGTGTAGTCATCCCCTGTTCATTTATGTACCCTTCGGGAATCAGGCCTTATCGCGGTGTCCATGGAATATGGTATTTTGGTCAGCCGTATCCACAGTTGTTCCCTCCTGTGGTATTCAAATCTCGGACAGACATTGTGCACGAGAGTTACAAAGGCCGCACTAAACTACTTGGTGACCTGCACCAGAAGAACTGTACATTGAGGATCAGCAACATCGGTCCTGAGCACTCTGGAAGATACTACTTTCGTGCAGACCTAGGTGGAGCCAATATTTATACGTACCCAGATTTTTCAGAAGTAAAGGTCCTGG ACCAACCAAACATTGATGTACCTGAGGAAATTGTTAGTGATGACAGCCTTGATTTGACATGTTATGCTCCAGACAACTGTCCTGATATGAGTCCTGAAATCCACTGGATGTACACAGATTATCTACCAGACCCACTCTTCACTGCAGACTACTTGGAAGACAGTAACACAGCTGTGATATCCAGCACTTTAACTTTTACCCCCAGACCCATGCACAATGGCCAACTACTTGGCTGTCGAGTTCACTATCCAAACACCACCTTTGTGTATGAACATCTCATTTCATTGGATGTGAAGT ATGCTCCCCAAACTGTGTGGGTAAATGCGTCCCAAGAGGTCATGGAAGGAAGTTCAGTGGTGCTTCACTGTGAAGTAGACAGCAACCCAGTGTCCCGCATCTCTTGGCACTTCGGCGATGAAGAGCTTCTGTCCGACACAGCTTCAAATGTCTCACTCTATCTAGAGGACCTGAATCCTACCCAGGAGGGTATCTACACCTGTGTTGGTGACAACGGCTATGGTGTTATGAAcacctccatgtacctggctGTCAAGT ATCCACCCCGTGATCCTTGGGTGAACAGTTCTCTGACAGTGCTGGAGGGTTCATCCATATACCTCCAATGCAACACGCAAGGCAGCCCAGTGCCTACTCTTACTTGGCTCAAGGATGGGGAGCTGGTGGGCACCATTATAGCGGATGAGCTTTCTGTCTTGGAACTGGTGGAGCTGACACCTCAAGGAAGTGGCCAGTATCGTTGCTTGGCTGAGAATGAGCATGGCCGTTCATCCAGCTCACTCAACATCACAGTGGAGT TTGCTCCAATTCTTCTGGATGAATCCAAGTGTACAGTAGTCCGTGAGGGTGTCCAGTGTGTTTGCATGGCAACAGGAAACCCTGAGCCAGCGATTGAGTTTTACCTTCCTGACCTCAACATCACCATAAATGAGACAGAGAATCGCTTcaactactacacacacacagatggctaCACATCAACTGGGATGATCAAGCTGCGTGACAAAGGTGAACAAATGGGCAACGGAGGAACTGGAATTCATGTCCATTGTAGCATCACCAACATTTATGGCACCGAAACCGTCCAACTGGAACTTCAGCAGGAGA AAAAGTATATGATGGCTGTGATAGTGGGCACTATTGGAGGAGTAGCAGTCATTGCCTTCATCATTGCTGCAGTGAGATATGTTGGCCATAACAACAAGAA
- the mag gene encoding myelin-associated glycoprotein isoform X5, with protein sequence MKCWELLLLIFIAIKVVKTQWNVWMPRDISAMTNSCVVIPCSFMYPSGIRPYRGVHGIWYFGQPYPQLFPPVVFKSRTDIVHESYKGRTKLLGDLHQKNCTLRISNIGPEHSGRYYFRADLGGANIYTYPDFSEVKVLDQPNIDVPEEIVSDDSLDLTCYAPDNCPDMSPEIHWMYTDYLPDPLFTADYLEDSNTAVISSTLTFTPRPMHNGQLLGCRVHYPNTTFVYEHLISLDVKYAPQTVWVNASQEVMEGSSVVLHCEVDSNPVSRISWHFGDEELLSDTASNVSLYLEDLNPTQEGIYTCVGDNGYGVMNTSMYLAVKYPPRDPWVNSSLTVLEGSSIYLQCNTQGSPVPTLTWLKDGELVGTIIADELSVLELVELTPQGSGQYRCLAENEHGRSSSSLNITVEFAPILLDESKCTVVREGVQCVCMATGNPEPAIEFYLPDLNITINETENRFNYYTHTDGYTSTGMIKLRDKGEQMGNGGTGIHVHCSITNIYGTETVQLELQQEKKYMMAVIVGTIGGVAVIAFIIAAVRYVGHNNKKEKRGIISLWALWQAYTGRS encoded by the exons ATGAAGTGCTGGGAGCTACTTCTGCTCATTTTCATAGCAATCAAAG TTGTCAAAACACAGTGGAATGTATGGATGCCACGGGATATCTCAGCCATGACCAACTCATGTGTAGTCATCCCCTGTTCATTTATGTACCCTTCGGGAATCAGGCCTTATCGCGGTGTCCATGGAATATGGTATTTTGGTCAGCCGTATCCACAGTTGTTCCCTCCTGTGGTATTCAAATCTCGGACAGACATTGTGCACGAGAGTTACAAAGGCCGCACTAAACTACTTGGTGACCTGCACCAGAAGAACTGTACATTGAGGATCAGCAACATCGGTCCTGAGCACTCTGGAAGATACTACTTTCGTGCAGACCTAGGTGGAGCCAATATTTATACGTACCCAGATTTTTCAGAAGTAAAGGTCCTGG ACCAACCAAACATTGATGTACCTGAGGAAATTGTTAGTGATGACAGCCTTGATTTGACATGTTATGCTCCAGACAACTGTCCTGATATGAGTCCTGAAATCCACTGGATGTACACAGATTATCTACCAGACCCACTCTTCACTGCAGACTACTTGGAAGACAGTAACACAGCTGTGATATCCAGCACTTTAACTTTTACCCCCAGACCCATGCACAATGGCCAACTACTTGGCTGTCGAGTTCACTATCCAAACACCACCTTTGTGTATGAACATCTCATTTCATTGGATGTGAAGT ATGCTCCCCAAACTGTGTGGGTAAATGCGTCCCAAGAGGTCATGGAAGGAAGTTCAGTGGTGCTTCACTGTGAAGTAGACAGCAACCCAGTGTCCCGCATCTCTTGGCACTTCGGCGATGAAGAGCTTCTGTCCGACACAGCTTCAAATGTCTCACTCTATCTAGAGGACCTGAATCCTACCCAGGAGGGTATCTACACCTGTGTTGGTGACAACGGCTATGGTGTTATGAAcacctccatgtacctggctGTCAAGT ATCCACCCCGTGATCCTTGGGTGAACAGTTCTCTGACAGTGCTGGAGGGTTCATCCATATACCTCCAATGCAACACGCAAGGCAGCCCAGTGCCTACTCTTACTTGGCTCAAGGATGGGGAGCTGGTGGGCACCATTATAGCGGATGAGCTTTCTGTCTTGGAACTGGTGGAGCTGACACCTCAAGGAAGTGGCCAGTATCGTTGCTTGGCTGAGAATGAGCATGGCCGTTCATCCAGCTCACTCAACATCACAGTGGAGT TTGCTCCAATTCTTCTGGATGAATCCAAGTGTACAGTAGTCCGTGAGGGTGTCCAGTGTGTTTGCATGGCAACAGGAAACCCTGAGCCAGCGATTGAGTTTTACCTTCCTGACCTCAACATCACCATAAATGAGACAGAGAATCGCTTcaactactacacacacacagatggctaCACATCAACTGGGATGATCAAGCTGCGTGACAAAGGTGAACAAATGGGCAACGGAGGAACTGGAATTCATGTCCATTGTAGCATCACCAACATTTATGGCACCGAAACCGTCCAACTGGAACTTCAGCAGGAGA AAAAGTATATGATGGCTGTGATAGTGGGCACTATTGGAGGAGTAGCAGTCATTGCCTTCATCATTGCTGCAGTGAGATATGTTGGCCATAACAACAAGAA
- the mag gene encoding myelin-associated glycoprotein isoform X6: MKCWELLLLIFIAIKVVKTQWNVWMPRDISAMTNSCVVIPCSFMYPSGIRPYRGVHGIWYFGQPYPQLFPPVVFKSRTDIVHESYKGRTKLLGDLHQKNCTLRISNIGPEHSGRYYFRADLGGANIYTYPDFSEVKVLDQPNIDVPEEIVSDDSLDLTCYAPDNCPDMSPEIHWMYTDYLPDPLFTADYLEDSNTAVISSTLTFTPRPMHNGQLLGCRVHYPNTTFVYEHLISLDVKYAPQTVWVNASQEVMEGSSVVLHCEVDSNPVSRISWHFGDEELLSDTASNVSLYLEDLNPTQEGIYTCVGDNGYGVMNTSMYLAVKYPPRDPWVNSSLTVLEGSSIYLQCNTQGSPVPTLTWLKDGELVGTIIADELSVLELVELTPQGSGQYRCLAENEHGRSSSSLNITVEFAPILLDESKCTVVREGVQCVCMATGNPEPAIEFYLPDLNITINETENRFNYYTHTDGYTSTGMIKLRDKGEQMGNGGTGIHVHCSITNIYGTETVQLELQQEKKYMMAVIVGTIGGVAVIAFIIAAVRYVGHNNKNLRLSCWAQSLTPS, translated from the exons ATGAAGTGCTGGGAGCTACTTCTGCTCATTTTCATAGCAATCAAAG TTGTCAAAACACAGTGGAATGTATGGATGCCACGGGATATCTCAGCCATGACCAACTCATGTGTAGTCATCCCCTGTTCATTTATGTACCCTTCGGGAATCAGGCCTTATCGCGGTGTCCATGGAATATGGTATTTTGGTCAGCCGTATCCACAGTTGTTCCCTCCTGTGGTATTCAAATCTCGGACAGACATTGTGCACGAGAGTTACAAAGGCCGCACTAAACTACTTGGTGACCTGCACCAGAAGAACTGTACATTGAGGATCAGCAACATCGGTCCTGAGCACTCTGGAAGATACTACTTTCGTGCAGACCTAGGTGGAGCCAATATTTATACGTACCCAGATTTTTCAGAAGTAAAGGTCCTGG ACCAACCAAACATTGATGTACCTGAGGAAATTGTTAGTGATGACAGCCTTGATTTGACATGTTATGCTCCAGACAACTGTCCTGATATGAGTCCTGAAATCCACTGGATGTACACAGATTATCTACCAGACCCACTCTTCACTGCAGACTACTTGGAAGACAGTAACACAGCTGTGATATCCAGCACTTTAACTTTTACCCCCAGACCCATGCACAATGGCCAACTACTTGGCTGTCGAGTTCACTATCCAAACACCACCTTTGTGTATGAACATCTCATTTCATTGGATGTGAAGT ATGCTCCCCAAACTGTGTGGGTAAATGCGTCCCAAGAGGTCATGGAAGGAAGTTCAGTGGTGCTTCACTGTGAAGTAGACAGCAACCCAGTGTCCCGCATCTCTTGGCACTTCGGCGATGAAGAGCTTCTGTCCGACACAGCTTCAAATGTCTCACTCTATCTAGAGGACCTGAATCCTACCCAGGAGGGTATCTACACCTGTGTTGGTGACAACGGCTATGGTGTTATGAAcacctccatgtacctggctGTCAAGT ATCCACCCCGTGATCCTTGGGTGAACAGTTCTCTGACAGTGCTGGAGGGTTCATCCATATACCTCCAATGCAACACGCAAGGCAGCCCAGTGCCTACTCTTACTTGGCTCAAGGATGGGGAGCTGGTGGGCACCATTATAGCGGATGAGCTTTCTGTCTTGGAACTGGTGGAGCTGACACCTCAAGGAAGTGGCCAGTATCGTTGCTTGGCTGAGAATGAGCATGGCCGTTCATCCAGCTCACTCAACATCACAGTGGAGT TTGCTCCAATTCTTCTGGATGAATCCAAGTGTACAGTAGTCCGTGAGGGTGTCCAGTGTGTTTGCATGGCAACAGGAAACCCTGAGCCAGCGATTGAGTTTTACCTTCCTGACCTCAACATCACCATAAATGAGACAGAGAATCGCTTcaactactacacacacacagatggctaCACATCAACTGGGATGATCAAGCTGCGTGACAAAGGTGAACAAATGGGCAACGGAGGAACTGGAATTCATGTCCATTGTAGCATCACCAACATTTATGGCACCGAAACCGTCCAACTGGAACTTCAGCAGGAGA AAAAGTATATGATGGCTGTGATAGTGGGCACTATTGGAGGAGTAGCAGTCATTGCCTTCATCATTGCTGCAGTGAGATATGTTGGCCATAACAACAAGAA